Below is a window of Leishmania panamensis strain MHOM/PA/94/PSC-1 chromosome 30 sequence DNA.
acggcagaaaaaaaaaaggggcaGGCAAAACGCACATACTCCAAAAAGAAACGGTTGCTCTTTGTTTCCTTTCTTGCGATCAATTCTCAGTTGCTTGCACACGAGCCCCACCGTTGCGAAGTACTCCTTTGGGGTCGTTTGCTTCACTGTGCCAGCAGGAAAAAGGACCCCTCTTATTCACCTCACCGCACCTTTCCGCCTTCCTACATCATCCTGTGCCTCGACATTACCCACACCACACCCGAGGACTTGTAGCTTCAACATTCCGCTTAACAGATGGGTATCCGTGTTTTTCGCTTTGAATTCGTTCTAATTAGCCGGATACACAAACATTTGTTGTACGAATGGGCTACAGCTCCGAGGGATGAAGGTCAGCGCTGGTGCAAGACGACGCTTCGTCACCCCGAATGTGTGTTGGCGCGTGTGGCACCGCAACAATAGAGCGCgaacacactcacacacagaAACACTAGGTTGTGGCTACGGGGGCCAAGGGGGAAGGTGAgaggagcaaaaaaaaagggacaGAGAAGGGAGTTCTGGAGGACAAGATGAGGACTTGggctcttttccttcctgtACCCTTCACCCTTCTTGTATAGATATATATCTCAATATCAATATCTGTAAAGAGATGTAAATCTatagagagagtgagagggggggggaagagagagagggtccAAGCGAGTGAGCTTGTCGATTTTCCattttttttgcctctttttccctctcagCATACTACTAATAACACTAAAGGCAATAAAAACCCCGCTCTGTGGACTCCGCCGCTTGAAGAGCGATCGAAGAGCAAACAATGTaaaagaggaggacggagtgagagagaacagagcaGGACCAAGAAGCAACCACCACAACAGAACGCGAAGGAGAGGACAATAGAAGGTGGGAAAGGTAGCGAGCATCAAAAAGCAAAGCgcgaaagagggagagagcaacaagAAGGGAAACTCAGGCACACAccgaaggggggagggaggaagagaacaaaaGGAACAGCGAAATAGAGGTCAAAGAACGAGGGAGGTGAGAAAGTAAgtaagagggaaggaagaggcacgTAAACTGAGTCTCgagaagaaacaaaacaaaaccaAGAAGCGACAGAAATatggaaaaggaggaggagcgagagaaatTGGTGTGGCAGTAAAacgacgaaaaaaaagggccaaaagaaaagaagagaagaaagagagagagagagaaagtgacTAACgcagatgcacacacgcgtgccgACCGGGAAACACAAGAAAACACGCGTCAGCGAACAGGGTGAgggaaaaacaagaaaaagcTCTCACCAGTAAAACGGCTGGATGGGAGGTATTGGATAGTAAGTGAGACACAGGAGAGTTGATGGGTTAGGGATTCGTGCTGAGAGGGAGCAAGAACATGCGCGAATTGGAGCAGGTGATCAAGAAGGCAGAAGGCAAAGGTAAAATAAAATGCGAACGAAATCTGCTCCCACccgctgtttttctttgttgttgttgttgccttgCGATCCCACCCTTCTCCCTATCTTGGAATAATGGTTTTCatcattttcttttttttttcccagCAACTGTTGATGCATGTTGAGTGTCATTATTTCCTTGAAGGTACACATTTGGTATGTGCCTGTTTGCGACTCCACGTTTACTGCTCTCGTTGCCTTTGAGTGCTTACTTCGTTGCTTCCACTTGCGGGGCGGTCAGCACTCTTTCGATCGTGCTGACCGCCTCGTCACTACTTCGCGGGAACTGTGGGTACTTGCTGCCATGTGCAAAGCGCTCATCTTCTGTTCGACTTTTCCTTCGTGAAGCCTTACAATGGTAACTGCAAGCAGTATACTCACACGTCTGCTTTGCACACTGGTTTCGGTACTCGAGTCCAAATCGCTTAGCTCGCGTCgctcagttttttttttgcggaCTTTCGGTTATGTTCGAGGTAATCACGACGCAACACAACGACACATGAAAGGCAAAAGTGAGGGACTGGTTGGGCGGATGGACTGTAAACGCAGCGCCTCCTACCTCCTTCTGCCTGTTGAAGAATCTTTACAGGGCAGGTTAAAGGAGGgtagaaaaaaaacgcgaaAAGAGCGAAGCGTCGGGGTGAGGAGTAGGAAACAGAGGCAGGCAGttgaaaggggaaggggggggtgcgtgtgcgataAAACACAATTTGCGTCCACATTATCGTCAGATCCGGTTTGGTTGCATTTTTAAACCCTCACGTGGAGCCAATGAACATAAGAGACGAAAGAGGTGAGCGCGCGTcgctccttcccccccccccccgcaaaaaaaaaaaggagagcatACGGTGAAttgaaaagagaaaaacaccGGACAATGGCAACGATACAGTTGTCGTCTTCACTGCAAGCGTTGGTTCCCCCACACGGTCTGTATGGGGCTCAGGAGAAGAACGAAAACAACGGTGCGACACATCAGGtgggcaaaaaaaaaaaaggagggaggcagtggaTGTTGTGCTGGACGAGTACACTCCCGCAGTGATAGGAAGAaggtggaaagaggaagcggattgaacgaaaaagagagtaACGTCAGCTACGACCTGAGCGTTCTTTCCGCCATTCATTCAATGCGCAGAGTGGTCGTGCCGCATTTCCTTCAGAACGAGCAGAAAAAtcctctccaccttcccTGACAAGAGAATTGGCGAATGCaaagacgaaagagagagagagaggaagcgatTAAGCAGAGCTGCACACGAAGCAAAGGCGAAGAAAAACATCAACGACACAAACGGAGGCGCAAAGATAAACCACAAAAAGGCTGTACTCATCACAGCGGTAACGACATGTGCTCATATGAACGAAccacatgcacacccacgcacgcaagcCAGATGCAGCCTCAGCAAAGGTTGCAAGGGCGCGTGTGAGTggcagtgagagagagagacagagccTGAAGTTTGATCACAGGGGCTTCTGTCCAACATTACAGCTTCGTTGGTGTGCATCTCGGGCCTCTTTCTGTGCGTACGCGCGTGCGTTCTACattctcttgtttttccgCCTAATATATATTTGCTCTTCCTTTGTGTAGCCACTCCTTCCCCCGTGCGTACACGTCTGTATGTGGACGCGTCGGTGTTTCGGTAGTCGGGGGGTCGACGTGTCTCTGCTACTCTTCTTTCTTgctcgcctctcccttctcttctcctttgcatGTAGCTGCTGTGTGTATCTTGGATTCTGTCAACGCAGATACCAGGGTGTCAACTCGCGCATCGAAGTGATAGTCAACAGTGCTAGTGCGCATGCGTTCTTCTCCATTCTCCATTCCGCGTCCGCACACGTGGAGTGAAAGAAAACGTTCACTTCCACTTCTTTAAATCCACGCGGAGGTGCACAGGAAAAAATGAGATGAGCACAGACATCAAGTTGGAAATACTGAAACATTTCTTGTgcaccacgaccaccatcGCCCCACTTCCCGTCGAAGGCAACATGCGTGAAAGACACTCACACTTGGGAGACACAGCACATAGGAAGGgcgaagaaacagagaaaggggggagggatggaACGTATGAGGCAAAACTGGCGGTGCGGAAACAGATCGATTGAGAGGACGTATAGGGGAAGGGGTTACGAACACAAACGTCCCGTCGCCACCTCAGGCACGTGGGCACGTAAAAGGAAGCACATCAGCGACAAGAAACACGCACATCCACATGACAGTGAAGCTCCTTTTCAACGCAACAGTTCCCGATGCCAGCACGCCAACAGTCGATCTTTACTCGCAATGCAATCAAGCACGCGGACAAACAATCGCGAGCACGACAACAACACCTAACAGAAGACAACAGCAAGAGGCGAAGCACTTCCAGAAGCGCCGCAGAGAtgcaagggggggggaggggaaccTTCTGTAGTCTTCTGAATAGACATGTGTATCGATGCGCGTTTAGCAGCCCATGTAGTGAATGCAAGACGTGACAGGAAAGGAGGTGCGTGGTAgatgtcctcctccctcaccccacctaaaaaaagcagaaaaacagaaaggCAGCGATCCCTgcgaaagagcgagcgagcgaatCGGATAGACGTACAGGAAAAAGCGGATGACGTAGATACAACTCCgcaggtgggggggggggggggcggagggaaggaggagaccTACCTGCATCACTCACGACAAAACGACGATcgaaacaacaacaacaataaaaacaaaacagaGCAGAGAGACCACCGAgaacaacgaaaaaaaaaagaaaaacagaggcggtggtgagcgATGCTCCTCAAGAAGAGATCGTTAgacgaaaggggaagggcgaGCAACAGACACACCTGAACGTCCACTTGCccagaaacaaagaaaagcacaacgaggaagaacaacaaaaaaaagaaaagcgaagagcAATTATTGTACAGGGACACTCCCAGCGCACATATATCGAAGTGAGATGCGAATAGAGAACTACAGCACCAATGAGCAGGTGGTAGACCTGAGTGGAGGTCATCGCTGCTAggcggtgtgggtgtgcatgtaCAAGCGAAAGCGTTGGCAGTAAAAAGTGCCAGCTGCCCTACGCAAACActgagaaacaaagagagaaaaaaaaatgaaggaGGCACAGTCGAGAGATGAAGTAGAGTGAACACAGGCGAGGAAGCAGTGTAGTGGGAGCAGACTGCAACGGGGAGAGTGGAACAACCAAGACAATCAAGACcaaaacaacgaaaaaaaaagtaacAGAATGAAGAGACAAGAAGCTgaaacaaacacacaaacacagaAAAAACACAAAGGCAAACACAAAAGACAACAACACAGAAATGCAGTcagtgagagagacagggaCTGCATGTATGTATGCGGTTCTAATGCGCGTGGGGCTCAGTATGTGCGTGCAGGTGGAAAGGTACGTGTGAGTCACGCAGGCGATCCCACATGTACCGAAGTAGCTGCACGCAGAGGCATGCACAGAGCGACAGGGACTAGGCGTGACACGGAGCAAAACGAGTTTgtttgcgtgcgtgtgtatttccctctttcttaCGTAGCAAAGCGGAacgaacagaaaaaaaagctaCGGAAGGGGAAACAACGCCAAACCACCAAAGAAAGACAGAAAGACAAGTAAAAGAAATAAGGCACTTCAAGACAAGACAGGAAAGCAACAAGACACGGCTACTTTGACCCGGAAGCTGAAGCGAGCAAAAACAccagaaacgaaaaaaaaaagaaaagagagggagaggtaaGGGGAACACAACAGAAAAACACAGAATCAGAAGATCCCTTTAATCGATCAGAaagagagtgggagggaagggggaaaaaaaacaaaagagagagagagacagggaagagaaagggcgCAGAGCCGCTCTTAAGGGCGGAATGTGCGCCACTTCCAAGGACGAAAGAGAACCCCTGGAGTGTTGAGAGAGTAAGAGAGAACGGGGTGGATCTCCTCGCATGCCATTTGAGCAATGTACATCTCCCTTCCAGTGAGTTCACGATAGATCGTCATTCCTGAAGCAGTGGTATTTTTCTTAGCAGACTTTTAGGTGCAGCATGGAGGAAGAAAGATTTGCTTACGCAGTCTTCTCGTAGGCGATCCAGTTCACGCTGTAGGGGTCAAAGCGGAAGCGCTTGGGGTATGCCGGCGGGGTCGACAGCtcctcagctgccgctgaggcggcCGCCAAGGTCTCGGACTCCCTGAGGGCGATCTCGTAGGCCGGCGGGGGCTGCCCAAACACAACGCGCTCCGTCACCTCCCCAGCAGCGTCATTAGACTGCGTGTCGCTCAGATGGCCACTCCCGGACTTGGACAAGTCCTCGAAGTTGAGGCTTACAGGGCTCTTCGCAGACATCCGCCCCGGCGCGTAGGCGGCGGGGGAGACGGGCTCGCTATGAGAGAAAGCGCAGCTATCCCCGAACGGGCACGTCACACCGAGTACAAAGTAGCGGCATGCCTTCGTCTTTAGCTTCGTCACGTCAATCTTCTTGCTCAGATGAGCGAGGGGCGACATGGGCGACAGCG
It encodes the following:
- a CDS encoding hypothetical protein (TriTrypDB/GeneDB-style sysID: LpmP.30.2160), giving the protein MQISRIPSYEEASMAGADYTLSPMSPLAHLSKKIDVTKLKTKACRYFVLGVTCPFGDSCAFSHSEPVSPAAYAPGRMSAKSPVSLNFEDLSKSGSGHLSDTQSNDAAGEVTERVVFGQPPPAYEIALRESETLAAASAAAEELSTPPAYPKRFRFDPYSVNWIAYEKTA